A stretch of Lactuca sativa cultivar Salinas chromosome 6, Lsat_Salinas_v11, whole genome shotgun sequence DNA encodes these proteins:
- the LOC111897728 gene encoding receptor-like protein EIX1 has protein sequence MNPCVFIILSLLLTTTGSQLVAAGGNDMKKKCLDNERLALLLFKAPLHDPYDTLSTWRSDQHDCCKWSGVECSNQTGHVTGLDLNEYLLEGEISHSLLNLNYLKVESS, from the coding sequence ATGAATCCTtgtgtttttattattttgtcaCTTCTCTTGACTACAACTGGCAGCCAATTGGTAGCTGCTGGAGGAAATGATATGAAAAAGAAGTGTTTGGATAATGAGAGACTTGCGCTCCTTCTCTTCAAAGCTCCCCTTCACGACCCTTATGATACTCTCTCTACATGGAGATCTGACCAACATGACTGCTGTAAATGGAGTGGAGTCGAGTGCAGCAACCAAACTGGTCATGTCACAGGGCTTGATCTCAATGAATATTTGCTTGAAGGTGAGATAAGCCATTCACTGCTTAACTTAAACTACTTGAAAGTTGAATCATCTTGA
- the LOC128126798 gene encoding receptor-like protein EIX2, whose amino-acid sequence MNSFYGTIPTSIGSLTKLSYLNLGRNNLNGTIPTFIGSLIRLTYLSLSSNSFYGTIPTSIGSLTRLTYLDLGSNNLNVTIPPEFGNLTNLQYLHLDSVGRCRVENLEWLSHLSHLEWLKMDGISLAKQNHWVDIILSLPKLSLLSLDGCELSQVMYPYSSSFLNSSSSSSISYLSLRNNNLTSSMYSLLLPLTTNNLRSLDLSGNMLDGIPKYLGNLCSLETLYFNNNSAVVKFPDFLNNLSGCTSLSLQYLYAPESEFTGSLSDDIQRFPSLYFLDLSHNQLNRSISEKLWELPRLQTLDLSFNNLTVPSTYHLSNISYVKYLDLSSCKLLGPRFPKWIIQTLINLTFLDLYNTGISDTIRLEFWDSWPSQLEYLNLSSNNISGKVPDLLSNFANLFVIDLSSNSFRGPIPNVSSSLSRLHLSRNKFSGGISFICQAVDGFLSFLDLSHNSLTGQLPDCLWHFQELKVLNLEHNKLFGRLPPSIRSLMQLNALYLYKNNFSGELPLSLKKCTSLISLNLGANKFSGKVPVWIGENLSRLYVLILRSNNFFGTIPLQSCHLANLQVLDLSMNNLHGTIPSCLSNLTSMVQQGGLSKGEFDYEFVRSYNVRTQRTYADHATIEWHGDEREFSRTLKLVKTIDLSSNKLTGQIPNEITILHDLVSLNLSKNELSGEIPPKIGEMKNLEILDLSRNSFSGGIPPSMSTMSFLNYIDVSYNNFSGRIPTSTQLQSFEPSRYNGNKGLCGPPLTKYCPGDEEPEVPPLIGKGEGDVEDIDDEVERWFYIGGGMGFATGFWMACGALILNRRGRRAFFQFYDSFKDWVYVKVVVFVSSFQKSR is encoded by the coding sequence ATGAACTCTTTTTATGGAACCATTCCCACCTCTATTGGTTCCTTGACCAAATTAAGTTACCTCAACCTCGGTAGAAATAATCTTAATGGAACCATTCCCACTTTCATTGGTTCTTTGATTCGATTAACTTACCTTTCCCTTTCCAGTAACTCTTTTTATGGAACCATTCCCACATCTATTGGTTCCTTGACTAGATTAACTTACCTCGACCTCGGTAGCAATAATCTTAATGTAACCATTCCTCCAGAGTTTGGAAACCTCACCAACTTGCAATACCTTCATCTTGATTCTGTTGGAAGGTGTAGAGTTGAAAACCTTGAGTGGTTGTCACATCTCTCACATTTGGAGTGGCTGAAAATGGATGGGATTTCCCTAGCCAAACAAAATCACTGGGTAGATATTATTCTGAGTCTCCCGAAACTCTCGCTTTTAAGTTTAGATGGATGTGAGCTATCACAGGTGATGTATCCATACTCTTCTTCATTTCTCAACtcgtcttcttcttcatctattTCTTACCTTTCTCTCAGAAACAACAATCTGACCTCATCCATGTATAGCTTGTTGCTCCCATTAACCACCAATAACCTCCGTTCTCTTGATCTCTCTGGCAACATGTTAGATGGGATACCCAAATATCTTGGTAACCTCTGTAGTCTGGAAACTTTGTACTTCAATAACAACTCTGCAGTGGTCAAATTTCCTGATTTTCTCAACAACTTGTCTGGATGCACATCCCTTTCATTACAATACTTGTATGCTCCAGAAAGCGAATTTACAGGGTCGTTGTCCGATGATATCCAAAGGTTTCCATCCCTATATTTTTTGGACCTGTCTCATAATCAGTTAAATAGAAGTATAAGTGAGAAACTGTGGGAACTACCCAGGCTCCAAACCCTTGACCTTTCTTTTAATAATCTTACAGTTCCTTCCACATATCACTTGTCAAACATCTCTTATGTTAAATATCTTGATCTGAGCTCTTGCAAGCTGCTAGGGCCTCGCTTCCCCAAATGGATTATTCAGACACTTATAAATCTTACCTTTCTTGATCTTTACAATACTGGAATTTCGGACACAATTCGTCTAGAGTTTTGGGACAGCTGGCCTTCTCAATTAGAATATCTGAATCTCTCTTCCAACAACATTAGTGGGAAAGTACCAGATTTATTATCAAATTTTGCCAACCTTTTTGTGATAGATTTGAGTTCCAACAGCTTTCGTGGTCCGATACCAAATGTCTCTTCCTCTTTGTCAAGATTACATCTTTCCAGAAACAAATTCTCTGGAGGAATCTCCTTCATATGCCAAGCTGTTGATGGGTTCTTATCATTTCTTGACCTCTCTCATAACTCATTAACTGGACAACTCCCGGACTGTTTGTGGCATTTCCAGGAGCTAAAAGTTCTTAATCTCGAACACAACAAGCTCTTTGGAAGGCTTCCTCCCTCTATTCGATCTTTGATGCAACTCAATGCGTTGTATTTATACAAGAACAACTTCTCTGGAGAATTGCCTCTGTCTTTAAAAAAGTGCACAAGTTTAATCTCTTTGAATCTGGGGGCCAACAAGTTTTCTGGTAAAGTGCCTGTCTGGATTGGTGAAAACTTATCAAGGTTGTATGTTCTTATCCTAAGATCAAACAACTTCTTTGGAACCATACCCTTACAGTCATGCCATTTAGCTAATCTTCAAGTTCTGGACTTGTCGATGAACAATCTCCATGGAACTATCCCTTCATGTTTGAGTAATCTTACGAGCATGGTTCAACAAGGAGGACTCTCAAAAGGTGAATTTGATTATGAATTTGTGAGAAGTTATAATGTACGTACACAACGTACATATGCCGACCATGCGACTATTGAGTGGCATGGAGATGAACGTGAATTTAGTAGAACTCTGAAATTGGTGAAGACCATTGACCTGTCAAGCAACAAATTAACAGGACAAATCCCAAATGAAATTACCATTCTTCATGACCTGGTTTCCCTGAACCTGTCAAAGAACGAGTTATCTGGAGAGATTCCACCGAAAATTGGTGAGATGAAAAATCTTGAGATTTTGGATTTATCCAGAAATAGTTTTTCGGGAGGGATACCACCAAGCATGTCTACTATGAGCTTCCTGAATTACATAGACGTGTCTTACAATAACTTTTCAGGGAGAATCCCAACCAGCACTCAACTCCAATCCTTTGAACCTTCAAGATACAATGGAAACAAAGGACTATGCGGACCTCCCCTTACTAAATATTGTCCTGGAGATGAAGAACCAGAAGTACCACCTCTTATTGGTAAAGGTGAGGGTGATGTGGAAGACATAGATGATGAAGTTGAGAGATGGTTTTATATTGGTGGGGGCATGGGTTTTGCTACTGGCTTTTGGATGGCATGTGGCGCTTTAATTCTCAACCGTCGAGGGAGACGTGCATTTTTTCAGTTTTATGACAGCTTCAAAGATTGGGTTTATGTCAAGGTGGTTGTGTTCGTTTCAAGTTTCCAAAAGAGTAGATAG
- the LOC128126797 gene encoding receptor-like protein EIX1, translated as MNLCASIVFSLFLVLLVTATTSQLVAVGEGGDDRNGVNMKKCLDNERLALLLFKAPLHDTYDTLSTWRSDQHDCCKWSGVECSNQTGHVTKLELNNFFSQDGLGGEISHSLLNLTYLNHLDLSFNFFNGTIPTFIGSLTRLRYLSLSYNSFHGAIPRSIGYLTQLRYLSLSSNSLYGTIPSQFGNLTNLQYLHLDSAGRCRVEKVEWLSHLSHLEDLRMDGISLANANNWVGVISSLPELLSLSLGRCELSQVMYPYSSFLNSSSSSSIHTLYLSDNNLTSSMYRWLLPLTSDKLNGLYLYDNMLDGIPKYLGNLCSLEILSFYNNSAAVKFPDFLNNLSGCTSLSLQWLDASHSQFIGSLSDEIQKFSSLKLLDLSHNHLNGIS; from the exons atgaaTCTTTGTGCTTCTATAGTTTTCTCACTTTTCTTGGTACTCCTTGTGACTGCAACTACCAGCCAATTGGTAGCAGTGGGAGAAGGAGGAGATGATAGAAATGGTGTTAATATGAAAAAGTGTTTGGATAATGAGAGACTTGCGCTCCTTCTCTTCAAAGCTCCCCTTCACGACACTTATGATACTCTCTCTACATGGAGATCTGACCAACATGACTGCTGTAAATGGAGTGGAGTTGAGTGCAGCAACCAAACTGGTCATGTCACAAAGCTTGAACTCAACAACTTCTTTTCACAGGATGGTCTTGGAGGTGAGATTAGCCATTCCTTGCTTAACTTAACCTACTTGAATCATCTTGATCTTTCCTTCAATTTTTTCAATGGAACCATTCCCACTTTCATTGGTTCTTTGACTCGATTAAGGTACCTTTCCCTTTCTTACAATTCTTTTCATGGAGCTATTCCCAGGTCCATTGGTTACTTGACCCAGTTAAGGTACCTTTCCCTTTCCAGTAACTCTCTTTATGGAACCATTCCTTCACAGTTTGGAAACCTCACCAACTTGCAATACCTTCATCTTGATTCTGCTGGAAGGTGTAGAGTTGAAAAGGTAGAGTGGTTGTCTCATCTCTCTCATTTGGAGGATCTGAGAATGGATGGGATTTCCCTTGCGAATGCAAATAATTGGGTAGGTGTAATTTCGAGTCTCCCAGAACTGTTGAGTTTAAGTTTAGGGAGATGTGAGCTGTCACAGGTCATGTATCCATATTCTTCTTTTctcaactcttcttcttcttcatctattCATACCCTTTATCTCAGTGACAACAATCTCACATCATCCATGTATCGTTGGTTGCTCCCATTAACCAGCGATAAGCTTAATGGACTTTATCTCTATGACAATATGTTAGATGGGATACCCAAATATCTTGGTAACCTCTGTAGTCTGGAAATTTTATCCTTCTACAACAACTCTGCTGCTGTCAAATTTCCTGATTTTCTCAACAACTTGTCTGGATGCACATCCCTTTCATTACAATGGTTGGATGCTTCTCATAGCCAATTTATAGGATCATTGTCCGATGAGATCCAAAAGTTTTCATCCCTAAAGCTTTTGGACCTGTCTCATAATCACTTAAATGGAA TATCTTGA
- the LOC111897727 gene encoding uncharacterized protein LOC111897727, protein MKETETLNPYAHQYLMDKDLKTWSRAFFQAGRCYDAVENGFSESFNVVIVDSRKKPIITMLEELRLYMVDKIYNMKLKGRQWGNHICPEIRDKVNLLKTIQRHYQVLPSGLNQFEVRGATDAYEVDLERKTYSCRLWELKEYGCAHFVASISFLNRDVEAYVDNMFSTTTFRKAYNYIIAPMNSSDIWPETNYTPQLSMISRRMPGRPATKRKKCTTENTGTHMVSKAGKKIRCSICKEIGHNKATCAQRRPQKLNVKKQKQQKFCMKQNAGQVEMTPIEMDTTQNDIQVTPTDVESSSTGDFSQFMQFTPPRSYEGD, encoded by the exons ATGAAGGAAACTGAGACATTGAACCCATATGCCCATCAATATCTCATGGATAAAGATCTTAAAACATGGTCAAGAGCTTTCTTTCAAGCTGGAAGGTGTTATGATGCAGTTGAAAATGGCTTCTCAGAAAGTTTTAATGTTGTAATAGTAGATTCCAGGAAGAAGCCCATAATAACCATGTTAGAAGAGTTACGATTATACATGGTGGACAAAATTTACAACATGAAATTAAAGGGACGACAATGGGGAAATCATATTTGTCCAGAGATAAGGGATAAGGTGAATTTGCTTAAAACAATTCAAAGGCATTATCAGGTCCTACCTAGTGGATTAAACCAGTTTGAGGTAAGGGGAGCAACAGATGCATATGAGGTGGACTTAGAAAGGAAAACCTATTCATGTAGGTTGTGGGAATTGAAAGAATATGGATGTGCTCATTTTGTAGCTAGCATATCCTTTCTTAATAGGGATGTAGAAGCCTATGTAGACAACATGTTTAGCACAACCACATTTAGGAAAGCATACAATTACATAATTGCCCCCATGAATAGCAGTGACATATGGCCAGAGACAAATTATACTCCACAATTGTCTATGATTAGTAGAAGGATGCCTGGTAGGCCAGCTACTAAGAGGAAGAAATGCACTACAGAGAATACAGGAACACACATGGTTTCTAAGGCTGGAAAGAAAATCAGATGTAGTATTTGCAAGGAGATAGGTCACAACAAGGCAACTTGTGCACAGAGAAGGCCCCAAAAGTTAAATGTGAAGAAACAGAAGCAACAAAAATTTTGTATGAAGCAAAATGCAGGACAA GTTGAAATGACTCCAATTGAGATGGATACTACTCAAAATGATATACAAGTTACTCCTACTGATGTTGAATCCAGTAGTACAGGGGATTTTAGTCAGTTTATGCAATTTACTCCACCTAGAAGTTATGAAGGTGATTAG
- the LOC128126701 gene encoding receptor-like protein EIX2: MDSDLKNLTRLDLSNTGISDTIPLEFWDMWPSQLEYLNLSSNNISGKVPDLSSNFAKYSEIDLSSNNFYGPIPNVPSTLFSLNISRNKFSGGISFVCQIVDGFLSFLDLSHNSLIGQLPDCLWRFKGLQVLNLGHNNLFGRIPPSVGSLIQLQVLYLYKNNFSGELPLSLKNCTGLISLNLGANKFSGNVPVWIGENLSGLYVVILKSNNFIGTIPLQLCQLGNLQIVDLSMNNLHGTIPSCLSNLTSMVHQGGVLQDVYFQTSINNIVYASGIYVDHAMIQWQGGEHEFLSTLKLVKSIDLSSNNLTGQIPYQITNLSDLIALNFSMNALSGEIPQHIGEMKKLLTVDLSRNNLSGRIPSSMSQMSLLNDLDLSFNNLSGRIPTSTQLQSFQPSRYNGNACLCGPPLTKSCPLDEESKVPPLIGKGEGDGEDTNDELWGWFYTGVGIGFATGFWIACGALLLNRRGRRAFFQFYDSFKDWVYVKVVVFISSLQKARHT; the protein is encoded by the coding sequence ATGGATTCAGACCTCAAAAATCTTACCCGTCTTGATCTTTCCAATACTGGAATTTCAGACACAATTCCTCTGGAGTTTTGGGACATGTGGCCTTCTCAATTAGAATATCTGAATCTCTCTTCCAACAACATTAGCGGGAAAGTACCAGATTTATCATCAAATTTTGCCAAATATTCAGAGATAGATTTGAGTTCCAACAACTTTTATGGTCCAATACCGAATGTTCCTTCCACCTTGTTCTCATTAAATATTTCCAGAAACAAATTTTCTGGGGGAATCTCATTTGTATGCCAAATTGTTGATGGGTTCTTATCATTTCTTGACCTCTCTCATAACTCATTAATCGGACAACTCCCGGACTGTTTGTGGCGTTTCAAAGGACTACAAGTTCTTAATCTTGGACACAACAATCTCTTTGGACGGATTCCTCCCTCTGTTGGATCTTTGATACAACTCCAGGTGTTGTATTTATACAAGAACAACTTCTCTGGAGAATTGCCTTTGTCCTTAAAAAATTGCACGGGTTTAATCTCGTTGAATTTGGGGGCCAACAAGTTTTCTGGTAATGTGCCTGTCTGGATTGGGGAAAACTTATCAGGGTTGTATGTTGTTATCCTAAAATCAAACAACTTCATTGGAACCATCCCTTTACAGTTATGTCAGTTAGGTAATCTTCAAATTGTAGACCTGTCGATGAACAATCTTCATGGAACCATCCCCTCATGTTTGAGTAATCTTACGAGCATGGTTCACCAAGGAGGAGTCTTACAAGATGTATACTTTCAAACAAGTATAAACAATATTGTATATGCATCAGGGATATATGTTGACCATGCAATGATTCAGTGGCAAGGAGGTGAACATGAATTCTTAAGTACTCTGAAATTGGTGAAGAGCATTGACCTGTCAAGCAACAACTTAACAGGACAAATCCCATATCAAATTACCAATCTTTCAGATTTGATTGCCCTGAATTTTTCAATGAATGCTCTATCTGGAGAGATTCCACAGCATATTGGTGAGATGAAAAAGCTTCTAACGGTGGATTTATCCAGAAACAATTTATCAGGGAGGATACCATCAAGCATGTCTCAGATGAGTTTATTGAATGACCTAGATTTGTCATTTAATAACTTGTCTGGAAGAATCCCAACCAGCACTCAACTCCAATCCTTTCAACCATCAAGATACAATGGAAATGCATGTCTATGTGGACCTCCTCTTACCAAAAGTTGTCCTCTAGATGAAGAATCAAAAGTACCACCTCTTATTGGTAAAGGTGAGGGTGATGGGGAAGACACAAATGATGAACTCTGGGGATGGTTTTATACTGGTGTGGGCATTGGTTTTGCTACTGGATTTTGGATAGCATGTGGCGCTTTACTTCTCAACCGTCGAGGGAGACGTGCATTTTTTCAATTTTATGACAGCTTCAAAGATTGGGTTTATGTGAAAGTGGTTGTGTTCATTTCAAGTTTGCAAAAGGCTAGACACACATAG